The DNA sequence CCGCCCCGATGTCCATATCTGCAAACCTCTCAGAGAGGAGGAACTCAACATCAAAGTCCCTGAAATCTGTAAGGAGGGCCTCCAGCATTGATCGTCCTTCAAGGAATATTTCAGGGTCGTCTATACCTGAGGCCGTGGCATATTCAAAGATAAGGAGCTTCAAGGACGGCCCACGCCCCTGAATGTTATACCCCTTGTCCTGAACCTCTCAGGGTCCATGACGGGCCTTGTGCATATGAATATCCCGCCCGGGATCATCTCGGGTGTTATTTCAAGGTACTCTGTGTGGTCTGTCATGAGGACCACGCAGTCAGAGTTGAGGGCCTCCTCAAGGGAAACCGGTTCAACACCCATCCCCCTTATAATTTCTGGGCTGACATGGGGGTCGTTCACCAGGACCCTGGCTCCCTCAGAGAGAAGGGCTGCGACCAGTGGCCTTGTTGGCGTCTCCCTTGCATCAGCCACATCACCCTTGTAGGCAACCCCGAGAATCCCCACATTTGAACCCTTTAGGGTCTTACCCCGGGATTCAAGGGTTTCCCTCACGATTTCAAGGACGTGCAGGGGCATGGACTCATTTACCTCCCTGGCCGTCCTTATTAGCCTTGCAGGCACGCCCTTCCTCTCCGCCATCTCCACTATGAAGTAGGGGTCTATTGAGAGGCAGTGGCCGCCAACACCCGGACCCGGTGTGTGTATGTTCACCCTCGGATGGTGGTTTGCTGCCTCGATGGCGTTTATGGCGTCTATGCCAAGGGCCTCACATATAACCGCAAGCTCATTGGCAAGGGCTATGTTGGTGTCCCTGTAGGTGTTCTCCATCAGTTTAACCATCTCGGCTGTCATGAGGTCATCCACAACTATTACCTCACCGGATGTTATCCTCCTGTAGAGTGCAGCAGCCCTCCGGGCGCTTTCAGGGTCAGCGCCCCCTATTACCCTTGCATTGTTCTGCATTTCATGGAGTGTGTTGTTAGGCAGTGCCCTCTCCGGCGTGTAGGCGAGTCCAAAGTCCTCTGAGACCTTAAGACCTGTTTTCTCCAGTATAGGGAGTACCACGTTCTGACAGGCACCCGGGGGTACTGTGCTCTCCACTATCACAAGGTCCCCCTTTTTAAGGCCCCTGGAGATTGTTTCGGCTGCAGATATCACTGCAGATAGATCGGATGTGTTTTCACTGTTGACCGGTGTTGGCACAACGATTATCATGACCTCTGATTCTGCTGCAGCCCTTTCACCGTCCATGGTGGCCCCCAGATTACCGGTCCCAACGACCTCTGCCACCAGTTCATCAAGACCCGGTTCAAGGACGGGTGACCTTCCTATGTTAACCTTCTCCACTGTTTCAGGGTTTATGTCAACCCCTGTGACCTTAAAGCCGGCCCTTGCAAATAGTGCCGCTGTTGGAAGACCTATGTGCCCAAGACCAAATACTGCTATCCTCTGATCATCCATATCAATTCCTCCGGGACCCTGATTCTATGAGAACATCCATTCCCTTGAGGTTGAGGTCAGGAGCCGGGAAGAGAATTTCGCCTCCAGAGTAGACCATCCTCACAGCTGCATCCTCCCTCTCAGCCAGGTCCAAGACGGTTATATCCTCATCAACGTGTATCAGTCTCCTTGATGGTATGGATATAACCTCCTCCGGGGCTTCCATTGCCAGTTTACCCTCCCTGTGGAGACGGAGGGTTTCTTCAATTATCCTCTCTGAGGCATGACCATCTCCATAGGGGTTTTCTGCCTCCATCATCCTCCTCCTGAAATCGGGGTCCTCAAGGAGCCTCCTGGCTGTTCCGGTTATCATCTCCCTGTCGGCGCCCACAAGGATATTGCCCCCAGCCTCAACCGTCTCGGGGCGTTCTGTGTTGTACCTGAGGGTCAGGCAGGGTACGTTGAAGGTTATTGCCTCCTCCTGGAGTCCCCCTGAATCTGTGAGTACTATGAATGAATTTGAAAGAAGAAGAAGGAAGTCAAGGTAGCCCATTGGTTTCATGAGTGTGACGTGGGCTGCATCCTGGAGCATTCTGTAGAGTCCAAATCTTTCAAGGTTCTTCCTGGTTCTTGGATGGACCGGGAAGACTATCCTGAATTCCTCAAGTTCAAGTATGGCGTCTATTATTGATCCGAGCCTTTCAGGGTTGTCCACGTTCTCTGCCCTGTGAAGCGTCAGGGCAACAATTCTGTCATCCTCTGAGAACTCTGAGAGGATATCCGATTTCCTTGATGCTATCTCAATGTTCCTGAGGCAGGCGTCAACCACCGTGTTTCCTGTGACAAGGATCATCTCTGGATCCACACCCTCCATGAGGAGGTTGATGGCTGATTCCTCTGTTGGGACGTAGTAGAGTTTTGAGCAGACATCTGCAACCATCCTGTTTATCTCCTCAGGCATGGTCCTGTCAAAGGACCTCAAACCGGCCTCAACATGTCCAACAGGTATGTGGAGTTTGACCGCTGCCAGTGCCCCTGCAAGGACGGCATTGGTATCCCCCTGGACCATTACAATATCAGGTTCCTCCCTTAAGAGCACTTCCTCCAGACCCCTGAGCATCTCGGCGGTCATGGCCCCATGACTCCCTGAGCCCACACCTATGTTGTGGTGGGGTGCCGGGAGTTCAAGGTCAATGAAGAACTGATCAGACATCTCATGGTCATAGTGCTGACCGGTGTGTATCAGTGAAAATTCCATGCCACGCTTCCTTATCTCATCTATAACAGGGGCCATCTTGATTATCTCTGGTCTTGTCCCTAAAATAATCGCAATCTTCATGTTAACCACTTAAAAGAGTCTCATTTATGATTCCTTCTTCGTTGAGCCCTGTACTCGGTTATTACCTTGAGGAGCTCCTCTTCTTCTTCCTTCTTCCTTTTTTCATTTAATCTGTGTTTCCATTTTTTTATTTCTCTATTTAAATCTTGAGTTTTAACTGACCCGAAATCACCATGCACCCCTATATGGAGTGATCTGACCGGT is a window from the Methanothermobacter thermautotrophicus str. Delta H genome containing:
- a CDS encoding nucleotide sugar dehydrogenase produces the protein MDDQRIAVFGLGHIGLPTAALFARAGFKVTGVDINPETVEKVNIGRSPVLEPGLDELVAEVVGTGNLGATMDGERAAAESEVMIIVVPTPVNSENTSDLSAVISAAETISRGLKKGDLVIVESTVPPGACQNVVLPILEKTGLKVSEDFGLAYTPERALPNNTLHEMQNNARVIGGADPESARRAAALYRRITSGEVIVVDDLMTAEMVKLMENTYRDTNIALANELAVICEALGIDAINAIEAANHHPRVNIHTPGPGVGGHCLSIDPYFIVEMAERKGVPARLIRTAREVNESMPLHVLEIVRETLESRGKTLKGSNVGILGVAYKGDVADARETPTRPLVAALLSEGARVLVNDPHVSPEIIRGMGVEPVSLEEALNSDCVVLMTDHTEYLEITPEMIPGGIFICTRPVMDPERFRTRGITFRGVGRP
- the wecB gene encoding non-hydrolyzing UDP-N-acetylglucosamine 2-epimerase, translated to MKIAIILGTRPEIIKMAPVIDEIRKRGMEFSLIHTGQHYDHEMSDQFFIDLELPAPHHNIGVGSGSHGAMTAEMLRGLEEVLLREEPDIVMVQGDTNAVLAGALAAVKLHIPVGHVEAGLRSFDRTMPEEINRMVADVCSKLYYVPTEESAINLLMEGVDPEMILVTGNTVVDACLRNIEIASRKSDILSEFSEDDRIVALTLHRAENVDNPERLGSIIDAILELEEFRIVFPVHPRTRKNLERFGLYRMLQDAAHVTLMKPMGYLDFLLLLSNSFIVLTDSGGLQEEAITFNVPCLTLRYNTERPETVEAGGNILVGADREMITGTARRLLEDPDFRRRMMEAENPYGDGHASERIIEETLRLHREGKLAMEAPEEVISIPSRRLIHVDEDITVLDLAEREDAAVRMVYSGGEILFPAPDLNLKGMDVLIESGSRRN